In the Melanotaenia boesemani isolate fMelBoe1 chromosome 14, fMelBoe1.pri, whole genome shotgun sequence genome, taggaaaaaaaaatctccttttTGGAGAAGAATGGCAAAACTGTCCCATTGAGTTGGGCTGTGAAACAATACTCGCAATTTTGTATGTCTTCATAAGTTTTTCTGATTTGCAAAAGACTGCTGGCTTATACCAAACTTTTCATTTGTATTCCTGATTTGGCATGGTGATTTGGACTTTTGGCTGTTGTATAAGCATTCCCAAACTTTATTTCCTTTCCAACTAATAAATCAGAGGCTGTCCcagtttttttcttgaaaaCCTGCCATGAAATATTTTTGATTTAATCTGATTCAGCTCCAGCTTTCTGTTCTTAATAACAATGTCTGCTTCAGGGTATTATGGAGAGAATACCCCTACTATTTTAAAGGCAGTTGTGAACCAGACTTAATaagatgtatttgtttttatgtttttagtctttttagtCTATGAAATGAACTGAGGAGTCTGTATGAGTTCTCATGTAATGATGTCATGTAAATACACCAAAACATGAAATCTAAAATGATGCACTAGATGTATAAATGGAAAAGTCTCAAGCAGCACCTGGATCTATGGtcattatttgttatttttttgtggttttctaTAAATTCACtgcatgcatttttatttttttttcccccacccAGGTGTTTTTCAAAGAGGCCAGTGTGAAACAGGTTGATGTACCTACACTTACCGGTGCGTTCGGTATCCTTCCTGCCCACGTACCAACTCTGCAGGTGCTCAGGCCCGGCATTGTCACAGTCTTTAATGATGACGGCTCCTCTGTTAAATACTTCGGTAAGGTTTTAGTTTGCAAAGATGATAGATTGACTGCAGCCATATTCCATCTAATTCTGCCAAATTAGGGCATAAATCCTAAGTACTTGTCCTAATATGGCCACCTCTGGCATTTAGCATGTCTGATGTGCTCTGAATTGTCAGTTTCTCGGGTACAGACAGTTTGAACTTTGGGTTATTGAGATGCACTcgaacaaaatattttttatattttatgtaatCTTAACATTTACTATAATACCactgtgtatgtgcgtgtgctTCTAGTGAGCAGTGGGTCAGTAACAGTCAACGCTGATTCTTCAGTACAACTGCTTGCAGAGGAGGCTGTTCCCCTCGACCAGTTGGACATTGCAGTGAGTATAACATCTGCCTCCTTCTGCTCGCATACACACCAGCACTTACACTGTGCACTGCTGATGTCAATGTGACATCAATAGTCTgtcagctgtttaaaaaaaaaaaaaaacaaacaaactcaacAGGTATTGTCAGAGAAGTTTAAAGAGTTCCACTTTAGACATCTCTAATATGTAGACAATTTCAGAACTATTTCAGAATATAACAGGAATTTCATCAGTCACACCTGACCTGAAGTCTTAGTGTTGGATTTTATCTGAAGTAAAAGTGCAGGATTCATCTGGAACTTGAAATCAGTCACAGACCTGCCTCGAAGCCAGTTTCAACTTGATTGTATGCTCTTTGTCATATTGAAAGGTGAGCTTTGACTCTACACTCAGGTTAGCATGCACTCTGCCAGTTTTTCTTCAAGGGCCTTACTGTTTGGCCTCCTCACATTTGGACCAGTCAGCCAGTTTCTGGTGCAGAGAATCCCCTCCACATTTTAATGCTGTCCTCACTGTAAATTTTGTAGGGGCTAGTATCACTAATATGATGAATAGATTCAGAAGAGAATTTTTTTGGAGGAGCAGTATCTATTCTAATTTATGCCatgtactattttttttaatcagagaTCTGTTTGGGCCTCTCGTGCTCGAGTTAAAATTAACGCTTAAGTTTTAAGAGATATTTTAGGGACATATACAGCAAACAGAATGCTCTTGGTCTGAAATGAACATGAAATAAATGAGcggtttttttatgttctttatgcATTTGCAAGAAttgaataaatatatgaaaacaaTGAATTCAGAATTAAGGGCAAGTGGAAGACTACCAAGTTTTAAAGATTATGTCTTAGATTGCGTTTCATTAATTGTACAGGTAATCATTTTATCGATCTCACCTACTTCAACTTTAATGACCGCCATTTAACAGTTGCATTGATTTCCTTACCTGTGTAATAGGTTTTTGATTATCTTTTATTACATATTTCCTAATGAGGTATAAACTCAGGGGATCGATATTTGTAACAGTTAGTGAGTATGAACACAGCATCTGCAGTTGTGGGCTGAGATTCAGTGTTACATCACAAGCTCTGCATCCCTCTTCCCAGTTTGCACACTCTCTGTTCTGCTCGTCTCCTCTCCTGCATCCCGCCTACCAAAGATGAGAACGAAGGAGGCGAAGACAGTCATGAGGAGAGAGAGGAGTTGAGGTGACAGAGGCATTAAACAGAATGAGACTTTTCTGCTTCAGTCTTATTTTTAAGTAGGTAGCGTTAGTTAAATATAGCTGGTGACAGAGCAGCATCATCAAACTACTTTCTTGTTGCagcctgttgttttatttttgtcacatgAACACTAAATCTGTGAGGACTTactcattcatttaaaattcaGTTCACAATGAGGAATCAGATGTCACAGATACCAAAATAAAAGTCTTCCTCAAGTGAAACTAATGCATCCTTGCTGTGGATCTTCCAGCAAACCTCCTCTCTCGTACAGGTGCAAATTGGAATTAGGACAGTGAATGATTTCTAGGTAACAGATAGAAGGTAGGTTGACAAAGACAAGAGGAGATCACGCTGAAATCAGACAAATGATGAGCCTGGGGTCTTCATTGAAATATTAAGACCTCcaactaaaaaaaagtttacttgTTGACTTTGGATTTTGACTTTCATTGGCTCAGAAAGCAATTCATTTCTCCTTTTGGTATTATCATTATGATAGCTTGTGTGTGGGTCAAGCTCATGGCTTCAGGGTTGATGTCATGTTTTATCAGATCACATTGTAAGAGCCTGTAGCTTCCAATCGGAGCACATGGACTGTGCATGTTGCCATGAATTGTGCAGGGAAAGAGGTTTTAAAATTCTTGTCAGCCTCTCTGACAAACCTCTTGTTTTCACACTTCACCCACAGAATGTgcttcatttcacatttttaacatgtGAAATGACTTTACCATGCCAGTTTTGGCAGACATCCTCACATTTGATGTGCTTGACTGATTACCACCTCCCAGCTGATTATTATCCATCTAATCAATTTGTGTTGGGTAATGCAGTTGTCTGTTTCTGACCTTGGGAAGAGTCGCTGTCCCTGTCAAGTTGACTTCATAGCAGCAAATGAggggtttttcttttcttcctggttgtCTTCCGCTTTGTAGTAACAATGCACATGGGCCCACACTGTTAATAAGGAGGGAAAGGTCAGTCACTGTTGATTTATTGCAGATGTGCCAAATCCCTACTGGGAGACCTTTAACTTCCAGCTATGTTTGGCATTTCTCATTTCTAATCGCGACTGTGACAAATGGAGCTTTCAGAGTAGAAACATACTAGAGGCACTGTCTTTCTCCTCACTTTTGACTTGTTCTCATTCAGTGTGTCAACTTTTCAGATTTCTCTTGAAAGTATCAGccttctgatttctttttttctgtccatttttagGCAGCCAAGGCCAACCTGGAGAAGGCCCAATCTGAATTGGCCGGTGCAGCTGGTGAGGCAGCGAGAGCAGAGGTTCAGGTCAGCATAGAGGCAAACGAGGCCATCGTCAAGGCGCTGGAGTAGACCCACGGTACGACTTCCACCGACAATATCATGCTCTGCTAATAAATCTGAAAGCGGAGATGTTGGCGAGAAATAGGTGTCCATTCACAGCATtacaatctttttcttttccatgataGGTAATCTTTTCTGTTGCTTTGATGGAAAAACAACTGTTCCTCTGATATTCCAGCCCAGTCCCGTCAACGTCCAGAGGATTCCCATCTTTCTTTGTACAGtggatgaaattaaaaataaatttatttggaATTAACAGGTTGTGTTCCTTTCTTTCTATCCttgctttctgctgcagctcagaAAAAGTGACCTAGTGTATTTATGCATACTCCTGTGAATCTAGAATTCAGTGGATTTTCTTCATCCTCTTATCCTTTAATGTACAAAATACATGTGGCAACATTTGCtgccactagagggcagcagatggtaacatttcccagctgagtATTTTAAGTTGTCCCATATTTATTCTTCTTGGCAAACAATTTCACAGAAGGGACTTTGAATAAATTTGTCACACAAGCACTCCTTGATACCTCCATAAAAGGGTTTTTCTAATTTTGACTTATGACATGGTGCATCAGCCCAAATATTTGCCTCTTTTACTACAGTAGGCCCATGTGTGGGGGAGAATTTCTCGGAAACCTCCACCGCTTAATTTAAATGTGCTGGTAGGGTTTGTTTGTTATGAGTGATGACTTCAGAGTTTTGTGACAAAGCCAGGAAAAACTACCCATTCCGTGGAAAACTGGGCCTTCATCTTGTTTCATAACCACAGGCTTCAGCTTGGATTTACACGGGACTCTGACCTCATTCACGTGCCGACTTGAGGCTGTCAAAGCATGAGCCAGAAGCTATCTTTAATGTCAGCGCTTCCAAGGG is a window encoding:
- the atp5f1d gene encoding ATP synthase subunit delta, mitochondrial translates to MMAARFLRRAFPVLRHARSYAEAASGAPQMSFTFASPTQVFFKEASVKQVDVPTLTGAFGILPAHVPTLQVLRPGIVTVFNDDGSSVKYFVSSGSVTVNADSSVQLLAEEAVPLDQLDIAAAKANLEKAQSELAGAAGEAARAEVQVSIEANEAIVKALE